One segment of Argiope bruennichi chromosome 11, qqArgBrue1.1, whole genome shotgun sequence DNA contains the following:
- the LOC129956477 gene encoding putative methyltransferase DDB_G0268948 yields MISSQQYERLDQAKAYSKFRPEPPQELLDIIVSYLSEEVPMPFGTAVDVGCGTGQSTVVLAPYFRSVIGCDVSKSQIREAILTRKIGNIDYRVAPAECLPVSDKSVHLLTAATCFHWLDTKAFFKEAGRVLAPGGVLAIYSSPVIYPIIGDDTMDNQLEFLTNKFLYDDLKPYRSSKVQQVFEQYNNIEFPFDNVVRIQNIGQTYIGTAADAAGYIKSMSTFQNLRAVNSLKADQLLQDYEDSIMDILKANTSPELTPLLYKKDYFLIICRNDEI; encoded by the exons ATGATCTCCAGTCAGCAGTACGAAAGGTTGGATCAGGCCAAAGCTTACAGCAAATTCAGGCCTGAACCACCTCAAGAACTACTGGACATCATTGTCAGCTATCTCAGCGAAGAG gttccTATGCCTTTCGGCACGGCTGTAGATGTAGGTTGTGGCACTGGACAAAGTACCGTAGTCTTGGCACCCTATTTCCGGTCTGTGATTGGCTGCGATGTCAGTAAGTCACAGATACGAGAGGCTATATTGACAAGAAAAATTGGCAATATAGATTATAG GGTTGCTCCAGCTGAATGTTTGCCAGTCAGTGATAAGTCCGTCCATTTGCTAACAGCTGCCACTTGTTTTCACTGGTTGGACACAAAAGCCTTTTTCAAAGAGGCAGGCAGAGTGTTAGCACCTGGAGGTGTCTTAGCTATATATTCCTCTCCTGTTATATATCCCATCATAGGAGATGATACCATGGATAATCAGTTGGAATTTCTGACCAATAAG tttctgtaTGACGACCTCAAACCATACAGATCGTCCAAAGTGCAGCAAGTATTCGAACAATACAACAATATCGAATTCCCATTCGACAATGTCGTAAG AATACAAAACATTGGCCAAACATACATAGGAACAGCGGCAGATGCGGCCGGATACATCAAATCCATGTCCACCTTCCAGAATTTAAGGGCCGTCAATTCTTTGAAGGCAGACCAATTATTACAGGATTACGAGGACAG CATCATGGATATCCTGAAAGCTAATACAAGTCCTGAACTCACACCACTACTTTACAAGAAggattattttctgattatatgcCGTAATGATGAAATCTAA